One part of the Vogesella sp. LIG4 genome encodes these proteins:
- a CDS encoding M61 family metallopeptidase, which translates to MSTPVSYRIRPVAPEAHLFEVSVTLAQPAADGQVLRLPAWIPGSYMIREFARHIVAIRAESGRKAVALTKLDKHSWLAAPAKGALTVHYTVYAYDLSVRGAYLDGERGFYNGTSVFLQADGFENAPCEVEILPPADKALAKWQVATSLPALECKKSGFGRYRAANYDELIDHPVELGEFERVSFKACGVPHEFVVSGKYKADLKRLAADTKRICEWQIRFFGEPAPFDRYVFMLFVGGDIYGGLEHRASTALVASRDDLPQHGEAGINDGYLKLLGLISHEYFHTWNVKRMKPAAFTPYDLNREGHTTLLWAFEGITSYYDDLALVRCGLIDEKRYLGLLAKTITGVARGNGRNKQTLADSSFDAWSKYYRQDENSPNSIVSYYTKGSLAALALDLYIRKHSRGASSLDTVMQALWQKWLADGKGLAEDEWERVAEQVTGLKLGKFFDMAIRSTRELPLAELLAGQGVEMQLLPADSASDGGSVVDEIVSGAVRPTLGVKTAGDALGVKLSAVLDGGAAQAAGLSGGDVVIAVNGVRVSDLDKALRRYRVGSKLKLHAFRRDELLSFRVTLQGMPADTCRLRLTADGGAWIKG; encoded by the coding sequence ATGTCTACCCCTGTCAGCTATCGCATTCGCCCTGTCGCTCCCGAAGCCCACCTGTTCGAAGTCTCGGTTACCCTCGCCCAGCCCGCCGCTGACGGCCAGGTGCTGCGCCTGCCGGCGTGGATTCCGGGTAGCTACATGATTCGCGAGTTCGCGCGCCACATCGTGGCCATCCGCGCCGAAAGCGGCAGGAAGGCAGTGGCGCTCACCAAGCTGGACAAGCACAGCTGGCTGGCGGCGCCGGCAAAGGGCGCGCTGACCGTGCACTACACCGTGTACGCCTACGACCTCTCGGTGCGCGGCGCCTACCTGGATGGCGAGCGCGGCTTCTACAACGGCACCAGTGTGTTCCTGCAGGCGGACGGCTTCGAGAACGCGCCGTGCGAGGTGGAGATCCTGCCGCCGGCAGACAAGGCACTGGCCAAGTGGCAGGTGGCCACCAGCCTGCCGGCGCTGGAATGCAAGAAATCCGGCTTCGGCCGCTACCGTGCGGCCAACTATGACGAGCTGATCGACCACCCGGTGGAGCTGGGCGAGTTCGAGCGCGTCAGCTTCAAGGCCTGCGGCGTGCCGCATGAATTCGTGGTCTCCGGCAAATACAAGGCCGACCTGAAAAGGTTGGCCGCAGACACCAAGCGCATCTGCGAATGGCAGATCCGCTTCTTTGGCGAGCCGGCCCCGTTCGATCGCTACGTATTCATGCTGTTCGTCGGCGGCGACATCTACGGCGGGCTGGAGCATCGCGCCTCCACCGCGCTGGTGGCCAGCCGCGACGACCTGCCGCAGCACGGCGAGGCGGGAATTAACGACGGCTACCTCAAGCTGCTGGGCCTGATCAGCCACGAGTACTTCCACACCTGGAACGTCAAGCGCATGAAGCCGGCGGCGTTCACCCCGTACGACCTGAACCGCGAAGGCCACACCACGCTGCTGTGGGCGTTCGAGGGCATTACCTCCTACTACGACGACCTGGCGCTGGTGCGCTGCGGGCTGATCGACGAAAAACGCTACCTCGGCCTGCTGGCCAAGACCATCACCGGCGTGGCGCGCGGTAACGGCCGCAACAAGCAGACGCTGGCCGATTCCAGCTTCGATGCCTGGAGCAAGTACTACCGCCAGGACGAGAACAGCCCCAACAGCATTGTCAGCTACTACACCAAGGGCTCGCTGGCGGCGCTGGCGCTGGACCTCTACATCCGCAAGCACAGCCGTGGCGCCAGCAGCCTGGATACGGTGATGCAGGCGCTGTGGCAGAAATGGCTGGCGGACGGCAAGGGCCTGGCCGAGGACGAGTGGGAGCGCGTGGCCGAACAGGTTACCGGCCTCAAGCTCGGCAAATTCTTCGACATGGCGATCCGCTCCACCCGCGAGCTGCCGCTGGCGGAACTGCTGGCCGGCCAGGGAGTCGAGATGCAACTGCTGCCGGCCGACAGTGCCAGTGATGGCGGCAGCGTGGTGGACGAGATCGTCAGCGGCGCCGTGCGGCCAACCCTGGGGGTGAAAACCGCCGGCGATGCGCTGGGCGTCAAGCTCAGCGCGGTGCTGGACGGCGGTGCCGCCCAGGCGGCCGGGCTGTCCGGCGGCGACGTGGTGATTGCCGTCAACGGCGTGCGGGTGAGCGACCTGGACAAGGCGCTGCGCCGCTACCGCGTGGGCTCCAAGCTCAAGCTGCATGCCTTCCGCCGCGACGAGCTGCTGAGCTTCCGCGTCACCCTGCAGGGCATGCCGGCCGATACCTGCCGGCTGCGTCTGACAGCTGACGGCGGTGCCTGGATCAAGGGCTGA
- the ccoN gene encoding cytochrome-c oxidase, cbb3-type subunit I, producing the protein MDTQSTYNYKVVRQFSIMTVVWGIVGMLVGVIIAAQLVWPELNFGPWFHYGRLRPLHTNAVIFAFGGCALFATSYYVVQRTCHVRLISDKLAAFTFWGWQLVIVAAAITLPLGYTFGKEYAELEWPIKLLIAVIWVVYAIVFFGTIAIRKVKHIYVANWFYGAFILAVALLHIVNSAFVPVSMWKSYSVYAGAVDAMVQWWYGHNAVGFFLTAAFLGMMYYFVPKQAGRPVYSYRLSVVHFWALIFTYMWAGPHHLHYTALPDWTQSVGMVFSLILLAPSWGGMINGIMTLSGAWHKLRTDPVLKFLVVSLSFYGMSTFEGPMMSIKTVNALSHYTDWTIGHVHSGALGWVAFISIGSMYYLLPRLFGRDGMHSVKLIEAHFWLATVGVVLYIASLWIAGVMEGLMWRALNPDGTLTYSFAEAVKATYPYLFVRFLGGVLFLTGMLIMAYNTFRTVSAGRAVDAKIPAVAAQAH; encoded by the coding sequence ATGGATACGCAATCCACTTATAACTATAAGGTGGTGCGCCAGTTCTCGATAATGACCGTGGTCTGGGGCATTGTCGGCATGCTGGTCGGCGTGATTATTGCGGCCCAACTGGTATGGCCAGAGCTCAATTTCGGGCCCTGGTTCCACTACGGCCGCCTGCGTCCGCTGCACACCAACGCCGTGATCTTCGCCTTTGGCGGCTGTGCGCTGTTTGCCACGTCCTACTACGTGGTGCAGCGCACTTGTCACGTGCGCCTGATTTCCGACAAGCTGGCCGCCTTCACCTTCTGGGGTTGGCAGCTGGTCATCGTGGCTGCGGCCATTACCCTGCCGCTGGGTTACACCTTCGGCAAGGAATACGCCGAGCTGGAATGGCCGATCAAGCTGCTGATCGCGGTGATCTGGGTGGTGTACGCCATCGTGTTCTTCGGCACCATCGCCATCCGCAAGGTGAAGCACATCTACGTAGCCAACTGGTTCTACGGTGCCTTCATCCTGGCCGTGGCCCTGCTGCACATCGTGAACAGCGCCTTCGTACCGGTATCCATGTGGAAATCCTACTCGGTGTACGCCGGTGCCGTGGATGCCATGGTGCAGTGGTGGTACGGCCATAACGCCGTGGGCTTCTTCCTGACCGCCGCCTTCCTGGGCATGATGTACTACTTCGTACCGAAACAGGCCGGCCGTCCGGTGTACTCCTACCGCCTGTCCGTAGTGCACTTCTGGGCGCTGATCTTCACCTACATGTGGGCCGGCCCGCACCACCTGCACTACACCGCGCTGCCTGACTGGACCCAGTCCGTAGGCATGGTGTTCTCGCTGATCCTGCTGGCGCCGAGCTGGGGTGGCATGATCAACGGCATCATGACCCTGTCCGGTGCCTGGCACAAACTGCGTACCGACCCGGTACTGAAGTTCCTGGTGGTATCCCTGTCCTTCTACGGCATGTCCACCTTCGAAGGCCCGATGATGTCCATCAAGACCGTTAACGCCCTGTCGCACTACACCGACTGGACCATCGGTCATGTGCACTCCGGCGCACTGGGCTGGGTAGCCTTCATCTCCATCGGTTCCATGTACTACCTGCTGCCGCGCCTGTTCGGCCGCGACGGCATGCACAGCGTGAAGCTGATCGAAGCACACTTCTGGCTGGCTACCGTGGGCGTGGTGCTGTACATCGCCTCGCTGTGGATCGCCGGTGTGATGGAAGGCCTGATGTGGCGCGCCCTGAATCCGGACGGCACCCTGACCTACTCCTTCGCCGAAGCCGTGAAAGCCACCTACCCGTACCTGTTCGTACGCTTCCTGGGCGGCGTGCTGTTCCTGACCGGCATGCTGATCATGGCTTACAACACCTTCCGCACCGTCTCTGCCGGCCGCGCTGTTGATGCCAAGATCCCGGCTGTTGCAGCCCAAGCGCACTAA
- the ccoO gene encoding cytochrome-c oxidase, cbb3-type subunit II yields MEKIQKLIEENVAYLIVLTLLVISVAALVEIVPLMFQKSTTEPVAGVKPYNALQLTGRDIYIREGCYLCHSQMIRPFRAETERYGHYSVAGESVYDHPFQWGSKRTGPDLARVGGRYSDEWHRVHLNNPRDVVPESNMPAFPWLARNLADADSVAAKMTALRKVGVPYTDKEIAEAKSMVDGKSELDALIAYLQGLGLALKNAR; encoded by the coding sequence ATGGAAAAAATCCAGAAACTGATCGAAGAAAACGTAGCGTATCTGATCGTGCTGACCCTGCTGGTCATCAGCGTGGCAGCCCTGGTCGAGATCGTACCGCTGATGTTCCAGAAGTCGACCACCGAGCCGGTGGCAGGCGTGAAGCCGTACAACGCGCTGCAGCTGACCGGCCGCGACATCTACATCCGTGAAGGCTGCTACCTGTGTCACTCGCAGATGATCCGCCCGTTCCGTGCCGAAACCGAACGTTACGGCCACTACTCGGTAGCCGGTGAATCGGTGTACGACCACCCGTTCCAGTGGGGCTCCAAGCGTACCGGCCCGGATCTGGCCCGCGTTGGCGGCCGCTACTCCGACGAATGGCACCGCGTACACCTGAACAACCCGCGCGACGTGGTTCCGGAATCCAACATGCCGGCATTCCCGTGGCTGGCCCGCAACCTGGCCGACGCTGACAGCGTTGCCGCCAAGATGACGGCCCTGCGCAAGGTTGGCGTACCGTACACCGACAAGGAAATCGCCGAAGCCAAATCCATGGTGGATGGCAAGTCCGAGCTGGATGCACTGATCGCTTACCTGCAAGGCCTGGGTCTTGCGCTGAAAAACGCACGCTAA
- a CDS encoding cbb3-type cytochrome c oxidase subunit 3, with protein sequence MELTNLARTLFTVFCFTLFVVVVVGAFGKKSKKRYDEAANLVFDDEDKQPNKPDASNGA encoded by the coding sequence ATGGAGCTGACCAACCTGGCACGTACCCTGTTCACGGTGTTCTGCTTCACGCTGTTCGTCGTGGTCGTGGTGGGTGCCTTCGGCAAAAAATCCAAGAAGCGTTACGACGAAGCGGCCAACCTGGTCTTTGATGACGAAGACAAGCAGCCGAACAAGCCGGACGCTTCCAACGGAGCCTGA
- the ccoP gene encoding cytochrome-c oxidase, cbb3-type subunit III, with the protein MSDFVSNFWGVYIAVVVIAGIVGLAYLLFSQSKTTVKKGEQVEITGHVWDGDLAEYNNPLPRWWMLMFYITLLFGAVYLALYPGLGTWKGLRGWTSVGQYKEEKAQAEAKYQPLYDQYLKQDIKALSTNPDAQAMGKRLFQTYCVQCHGSDARGAKGFPNLTDNDWLYGGTPEIIQTTIMGGRHGQMPAFGAAFGEEKVKDVANYVMSLSGKKHDAERAARGKETFAAICSTCHGPDGKGNQTIGAPNLTDNIWLYGGTEKTIIETVTNGRNNQMPAWKDFLGDGKVHLLASYVYGLSHNGKAQ; encoded by the coding sequence ATGAGTGATTTCGTAAGTAACTTCTGGGGCGTGTACATCGCCGTCGTGGTAATTGCGGGTATCGTAGGCCTGGCCTACCTGCTGTTCTCCCAGTCGAAGACCACGGTCAAGAAAGGCGAGCAGGTAGAAATTACCGGCCACGTCTGGGACGGTGACCTGGCCGAGTACAACAACCCGCTGCCGCGCTGGTGGATGCTGATGTTCTACATCACCCTGCTGTTCGGTGCGGTCTACCTGGCCCTGTACCCGGGCCTGGGCACCTGGAAAGGCCTGCGCGGCTGGACCTCGGTTGGCCAGTACAAGGAAGAAAAGGCGCAAGCCGAAGCCAAGTACCAGCCGCTGTACGACCAGTACCTGAAGCAGGACATCAAGGCCCTGTCCACCAACCCGGACGCGCAGGCCATGGGCAAGCGCCTGTTCCAGACCTACTGCGTACAGTGCCACGGCTCCGACGCACGCGGTGCCAAGGGCTTCCCGAACCTGACCGACAACGACTGGCTGTACGGTGGTACCCCGGAAATCATCCAGACCACCATCATGGGCGGTCGCCACGGCCAGATGCCGGCCTTCGGTGCTGCCTTCGGTGAAGAGAAGGTCAAGGATGTGGCCAACTACGTGATGTCGCTGTCCGGCAAGAAGCACGACGCCGAACGCGCCGCACGCGGCAAGGAAACCTTCGCCGCCATCTGCTCGACCTGTCACGGTCCGGATGGCAAGGGCAACCAGACCATCGGCGCCCCGAACCTGACCGACAACATCTGGCTGTACGGTGGTACCGAAAAGACCATCATCGAGACCGTGACCAACGGTCGCAACAACCAGATGCCGGCCTGGAAGGACTTCCTCGGCGACGGCAAGGTTCACCTGCTGGCTTCTTACGTATACGGCCTGTCGCACAACGGCAAAGCCCAGTAA
- the ccoG gene encoding cytochrome c oxidase accessory protein CcoG has protein sequence MTDKLKDIAVKVESPKADAVSLYAAQKKIYPRSVKGLFANWRILFVLGTQLVYLGLPWLQWNGHQAVLFDLINRKFYLFGMTVLPQDFVYLAALLLISAFGLFAWTTIAGRLWCGYSCPQTVYTEIMLWIEQWVEGDRNKRMKLDKEPWSLRKLRLKGTSRGLMILFSLWTGFSLVGYFTPIHQLVAAMPTFNYGTWETFWMFFYAGFTYLLAGHMREQVCKYMCPYARFQSTMFDEDTLIISYDEKRGEPRGARKKGQEHQNLGDCVNCGICVQVCPVGIDIRNGLQYECIGCAACIDACDEVMVKVGSPKGLIRYTTEAALEGKYPESQFWSRLKRPRVVMYTLVLGIVMVAAGTSLAMRKPFRVDVIRDRASLVRETDDGRLENSYSIRIMNVSEQVQHYRISVEGMHDIKLQTDHKDIVVKPAEDELVAVRVQADPEEATKGSHEIHFVIESVESGSVVHEKSSFIGE, from the coding sequence ATGACTGACAAGCTCAAAGACATAGCCGTCAAAGTCGAGTCCCCGAAAGCAGACGCCGTTTCCCTGTATGCCGCGCAAAAGAAAATCTACCCGCGCAGCGTAAAAGGGCTGTTCGCCAACTGGCGCATCCTGTTCGTACTGGGCACCCAGCTGGTCTACCTGGGCCTGCCGTGGCTGCAATGGAATGGCCATCAGGCGGTGCTGTTCGACCTGATCAACCGCAAGTTCTACCTGTTCGGCATGACCGTGCTGCCGCAGGACTTCGTCTACCTCGCTGCCCTGCTGCTGATCAGCGCCTTCGGCCTGTTCGCCTGGACCACCATTGCCGGCCGGCTATGGTGCGGCTACTCCTGTCCGCAAACGGTGTACACCGAGATCATGCTGTGGATCGAACAATGGGTGGAAGGCGACCGCAACAAGCGCATGAAGCTGGACAAGGAGCCATGGAGCCTGCGCAAGCTGCGCCTCAAGGGCACCTCGCGCGGGCTGATGATCCTGTTCTCGCTGTGGACCGGTTTCAGCCTGGTGGGCTACTTCACCCCCATCCACCAGCTGGTTGCCGCCATGCCGACATTCAATTACGGCACCTGGGAAACCTTCTGGATGTTCTTCTACGCCGGCTTCACCTACCTGCTGGCCGGTCACATGCGTGAACAGGTCTGCAAGTACATGTGCCCGTACGCCCGCTTCCAGAGCACCATGTTCGATGAAGACACCCTGATCATCTCCTACGATGAAAAACGCGGCGAACCGCGTGGCGCACGCAAGAAAGGCCAGGAACACCAGAACCTGGGCGACTGCGTGAACTGCGGCATCTGCGTACAGGTATGCCCGGTGGGCATCGACATCCGCAACGGCCTGCAGTACGAATGCATCGGCTGCGCCGCCTGTATCGACGCCTGTGACGAAGTGATGGTGAAAGTGGGCAGCCCCAAGGGCCTGATCCGCTACACCACCGAGGCCGCGCTGGAAGGCAAGTACCCGGAAAGCCAGTTCTGGTCGCGCCTGAAGCGCCCGCGCGTAGTGATGTACACCCTGGTGCTGGGCATCGTGATGGTGGCCGCCGGCACCTCGCTGGCCATGCGCAAGCCGTTCCGGGTGGACGTGATCCGCGACCGGGCCTCGCTGGTGCGCGAAACCGACGATGGCCGCCTGGAAAACAGCTACAGCATCCGCATCATGAACGTGTCGGAACAAGTACAGCATTACCGCATCTCAGTCGAAGGCATGCACGACATCAAGCTGCAGACTGATCACAAGGACATCGTGGTCAAACCGGCCGAAGATGAACTGGTTGCCGTACGCGTACAGGCCGATCCGGAAGAAGCCACCAAGGGCAGCCATGAAATCCACTTCGTCATTGAATCGGTAGAAAGCGGCAGCGTCGTTCATGAAAAATCCAGCTTTATCGGTGAATAA
- a CDS encoding FixH family protein, which produces MQKSAGTPTPWYKNRWPWLLMAGPAIAVVAGIVTFRLAVVTADDLVVDDYYKRGKDINLELSRDKAAVAMGISAQAMFSDDHHSVRIITSSKQPLQDNLVLQLLHPTKQPEDQTVPLERIADNTYQATIRSEAADHWYVRLQDRAGKWRLQGEWRPAESQAVQLGNPKLEAAE; this is translated from the coding sequence ATGCAGAAATCGGCAGGGACCCCCACCCCCTGGTACAAGAACCGCTGGCCATGGCTGCTGATGGCCGGGCCGGCCATCGCGGTGGTCGCCGGCATCGTGACCTTCCGCCTGGCGGTCGTCACCGCCGACGACCTGGTAGTGGACGACTACTACAAGCGCGGCAAGGACATCAACCTGGAGCTGAGCCGCGACAAGGCAGCGGTGGCGATGGGCATCTCCGCCCAGGCCATGTTCAGCGACGACCACCACAGCGTGCGCATCATCACCAGCAGCAAGCAGCCGCTGCAGGACAACCTGGTGCTGCAATTGCTGCACCCCACCAAACAGCCGGAAGACCAGACCGTGCCGCTGGAACGCATTGCCGACAACACCTACCAGGCGACCATACGCAGCGAAGCGGCCGACCACTGGTATGTGCGGCTGCAGGACCGCGCCGGCAAATGGCGGCTGCAGGGCGAATGGCGCCCCGCGGAAAGCCAGGCAGTGCAACTGGGCAACCCGAAACTGGAGGCCGCAGAATGA
- a CDS encoding YbaY family lipoprotein, translated as MMNTLFQRRTLLLAVLAPLLAACASTHGQPPQSYLNGSAFYQEKIAFPRDKTLLRVRLLDVSDSNAAPAILAEQSLEKVATPTDYSLCYDAQTAQPGHRYAVDARLFVNGELRMQGQASVGQLNGKDAGPQVRMQSATE; from the coding sequence ATGATGAACACCCTGTTCCAGCGCCGTACCCTGCTGCTGGCCGTGCTGGCACCACTGTTGGCCGCATGCGCCAGCACCCATGGCCAGCCGCCGCAGTCCTACCTGAACGGCAGCGCTTTCTATCAGGAAAAAATCGCCTTCCCGCGCGACAAGACCCTGCTGCGCGTGCGCCTGCTGGACGTAAGCGACAGCAACGCCGCCCCGGCCATTCTGGCCGAGCAGTCGCTGGAAAAAGTGGCCACCCCGACCGACTACTCACTGTGCTATGACGCCCAGACCGCACAGCCGGGCCACCGCTACGCAGTGGATGCTCGCCTGTTCGTCAACGGCGAACTGCGCATGCAGGGCCAGGCCAGCGTCGGCCAGCTCAACGGCAAGGACGCCGGACCGCAGGTACGCATGCAGTCGGCCACGGAGTAA
- a CDS encoding MFS transporter — MKSEAFLHPQALWRQPVFVGLFASTLLMALGTQIYELALPLIVYELSHSLQAMSSLRAMSFLPNLLLAVFIGVWVDRVCRRRWAQRSLLLMCGLAGGAALALALHRLPVSWFYPLAFGLMLCQYVTAVCRLGLVKQCVPAAQQLAATSYLNTLFNVFAVSGPLLSGMVIALSAPAWGLGLPAMLFMLAACAMLTVPAMPVGRAEGRSFIGELLEGWQALRANQPLWQLAWLVVVANGAAGVSEVCFIFRARDVLGMSSTELGALFACAGAGGVLAGVLMPRLRARLGLGRIIVGCWLLEAVGMLALAQLTSPWLLALSQLGYGFVAVCGNVAIWSYRQESSSAQTIGRVAGLTGSLFKLAMPVSLWLTGVLSHSWPLLELMLAAVALQGLAALGCACSQVRGLR; from the coding sequence ATGAAATCCGAAGCATTCCTTCATCCGCAGGCGCTATGGCGCCAACCCGTGTTCGTCGGGCTGTTCGCCTCTACTTTGCTCATGGCGCTGGGTACGCAGATCTATGAACTGGCGCTGCCACTGATCGTGTACGAGCTGAGTCATTCGCTGCAGGCGATGAGCAGCCTGCGCGCGATGAGCTTTCTGCCCAATCTGTTGCTGGCGGTGTTCATAGGTGTCTGGGTGGATCGGGTCTGCCGTCGGCGCTGGGCGCAGCGCAGCCTGCTGCTGATGTGCGGGCTGGCGGGCGGTGCGGCGCTGGCTCTGGCGTTGCACCGCTTGCCGGTGAGCTGGTTTTATCCGCTGGCGTTTGGCCTGATGCTGTGTCAGTACGTGACCGCGGTGTGCCGTTTGGGGCTGGTGAAACAATGCGTGCCGGCAGCGCAGCAGCTGGCGGCTACCAGCTATCTGAATACGCTGTTCAATGTATTTGCCGTCAGCGGGCCGCTGCTGTCCGGCATGGTCATCGCGCTGTCGGCGCCGGCCTGGGGGCTGGGGCTGCCGGCCATGCTGTTCATGTTGGCCGCATGTGCCATGTTGACTGTGCCGGCGATGCCGGTTGGCAGGGCTGAAGGGCGCAGCTTTATCGGAGAACTGCTGGAGGGCTGGCAAGCCCTGCGCGCCAATCAGCCGTTGTGGCAGCTGGCCTGGCTGGTGGTGGTGGCAAACGGTGCGGCGGGTGTCAGCGAGGTGTGTTTCATTTTTCGGGCGCGTGATGTGCTGGGCATGTCATCCACCGAACTGGGCGCCTTGTTTGCCTGCGCTGGTGCCGGCGGCGTGCTGGCCGGTGTGCTGATGCCACGCCTGCGCGCACGGCTGGGGCTGGGGCGCATTATCGTGGGCTGCTGGTTACTGGAGGCGGTGGGCATGCTGGCGTTGGCACAGCTGACTTCGCCATGGTTGCTGGCACTGTCGCAGTTGGGGTACGGCTTTGTCGCGGTGTGCGGCAATGTGGCGATCTGGAGCTATCGCCAGGAGAGCAGTTCGGCGCAGACGATAGGGCGGGTTGCCGGCCTGACCGGCTCGCTGTTCAAGCTGGCCATGCCGGTGTCGCTATGGCTGACCGGCGTGCTCAGCCATAGCTGGCCGCTGTTGGAACTCATGTTGGCCGCAGTCGCGCTGCAGGGCCTGGCTGCACTGGGCTGCGCCTGCTCGCAGGTACGTGGGCTGCGTTGA
- a CDS encoding SgrR family transcriptional regulator: MNIISPFNMRDLQHYQRLYAARHGQSGNARLDELSQALNCSPRHCRQILQRLAAHGWLQWQPGRGRGHTSTLTLLAHPATLEHDAIQQQLARGELEQVLQNLTPASRQRLREVIPSYLGLHGGSSQRLRLPFYRPLHSLDPAQINRRTECHLVRQLFDGLTRFNPQQQRIEPALAHHWQADDSLQQWRFFLRPGVVFHHGRPLEGEDVRQTLYRLRDEPGPFQQLFSHLVGIELPAAHEVVIRLRQPDALLPHRLADSCASILPRERWPQADFARLPSGTGAFRLTVNNDYRATLQAFERHWRERALLDEVDIWVLPELDSRARLDARISSGGELLPSKLRRSQLEPGCCFVMVNPAKPAFASQQQRQAWQQWLHPAHWRRGELYDAVGQLIMHDIAHGLLPGWQQLPAAHHSSPPELPASLHLVTYQLPSNLAEARQLATRLAAAGCRLEITVLPYPEFAQGRWRAHADLMLCGEVCHDDVDFSLYQWLSSEHIFQPWLPAALRQQLDTALRDLAAEADASRRMAGYQATASMLLADGGILPLSHYTLHLDFDPALQGIELSQCGWMDFRSLWLLPADSQA, translated from the coding sequence TTGAATATCATTTCCCCTTTTAACATGCGCGACTTGCAGCACTACCAGCGTCTGTACGCAGCCCGTCACGGGCAAAGCGGCAACGCACGGCTGGATGAACTCAGCCAGGCACTCAACTGCAGCCCCCGCCATTGCCGGCAGATATTGCAAAGGTTGGCCGCACACGGCTGGCTGCAGTGGCAGCCCGGGCGCGGTCGCGGGCATACCTCCACCCTCACCCTGCTGGCGCACCCGGCCACGCTGGAGCACGACGCCATCCAGCAGCAACTGGCCCGCGGCGAGCTGGAGCAAGTGCTGCAGAATCTCACCCCCGCCAGCCGCCAGCGCCTGCGCGAGGTGATCCCCAGCTACCTGGGCCTGCATGGCGGCAGCAGCCAGCGGCTGCGGCTGCCGTTCTACCGCCCGCTGCACAGCCTGGACCCGGCGCAGATCAATCGCCGCACCGAATGCCATCTGGTACGCCAGCTGTTTGACGGACTGACACGGTTCAACCCGCAGCAGCAGCGCATCGAACCCGCGCTGGCGCATCACTGGCAGGCCGACGACAGCCTGCAGCAGTGGCGCTTCTTCCTTCGCCCCGGCGTGGTGTTCCACCATGGCCGCCCGCTGGAAGGCGAAGACGTACGCCAGACGCTGTACCGGCTGCGCGACGAGCCAGGGCCGTTCCAGCAGCTGTTCAGCCACCTGGTCGGCATCGAGCTGCCCGCAGCACACGAGGTCGTCATCCGGCTGCGGCAGCCGGATGCCCTGCTACCGCACCGCTTGGCCGACAGCTGCGCCAGCATTCTGCCGCGCGAACGTTGGCCACAAGCCGACTTCGCCCGCCTGCCCAGCGGCACCGGGGCGTTCCGGCTGACGGTGAACAATGACTACCGTGCAACCTTGCAGGCGTTCGAGCGCCACTGGCGTGAGCGTGCCCTGCTGGATGAAGTGGATATCTGGGTGCTGCCCGAACTGGACAGCCGCGCCAGGCTGGATGCGCGTATCAGCAGCGGCGGGGAGCTGCTGCCCAGCAAGCTGCGCCGTTCGCAGCTGGAGCCAGGCTGTTGCTTTGTGATGGTCAACCCGGCCAAGCCGGCCTTTGCCAGCCAGCAGCAACGGCAGGCTTGGCAGCAATGGCTGCATCCGGCGCACTGGCGGCGTGGCGAGCTGTACGATGCGGTTGGCCAGCTGATCATGCACGACATCGCCCACGGCCTACTGCCAGGCTGGCAACAGCTGCCCGCTGCCCACCACAGCTCGCCGCCTGAGCTGCCCGCCAGCCTGCACCTCGTCACCTACCAGTTGCCCAGCAATCTGGCCGAGGCCCGGCAACTGGCCACCCGCCTGGCTGCGGCCGGCTGCCGGCTGGAAATCACCGTGCTGCCCTACCCCGAATTCGCCCAGGGCCGCTGGCGGGCGCATGCCGATCTGATGCTCTGCGGCGAGGTATGCCATGACGATGTGGATTTCAGCCTGTACCAGTGGCTGAGCAGCGAGCACATCTTCCAGCCGTGGCTGCCTGCGGCACTACGGCAGCAACTTGATACCGCCTTGCGCGATCTGGCCGCCGAAGCCGATGCCAGCCGGCGCATGGCCGGCTACCAGGCCACCGCCAGCATGCTGCTGGCCGACGGCGGCATCCTGCCCTTGTCGCACTACACGCTGCACCTGGACTTTGACCCGGCGCTGCAGGGCATCGAGCTGTCACAGTGCGGCTGGATGGATTTTCGCAGCCTGTGGCTGCTGCCCGCCGACAGTCAGGCCTGA